Proteins from a genomic interval of Niabella soli DSM 19437:
- a CDS encoding DUF3375 domain-containing protein, giving the protein MTKENIGTLIQLSPALQMLRLRNAGWVLPFLFEAFKESRKMVLREDELITKLSETLSLIADGTEDLEEARIEFGEDEESRSRKYLVNWVQKRILQDFPDTEGHTNYQLSAYTEKVFQWMQNLQAGQHHVGTESRFKMLFSSLRDMVENTEDDREKKLQQLKDRKAELDKEIKALEMGVAPQRYNNAQVQERLDLFIKLCYELIGDFREVEDNFKQIHRNIVEQHTKAEQNKGAILGFAFESYDALRGSNQGKSFYAFWDFLISRSGQENWRQLTEQLLQLLQDRELEADTDFLRNIKSFLLEQGKAVYEANDKMAEKLSRIISEKEIARHRRLRQQISNIKELIFDLMEDETVTAGIPVTDPVEIKIAMDRKLVLEQKTIAGTLKQPIAGIEKIEDVDRFNRLLNTSFIDKKILWRKVEEVLQKKQTATLKEIIETTSLDNGLAEVISYYSFLREKAKHVQVLADTTELIPIDKAATKFVEVPYLLFSK; this is encoded by the coding sequence ATGACGAAAGAGAATATTGGCACACTGATACAACTCTCCCCTGCCCTGCAAATGCTCCGGCTGCGGAATGCAGGCTGGGTATTGCCTTTTTTATTTGAAGCCTTTAAAGAAAGCCGGAAAATGGTGCTCCGCGAAGACGAATTGATCACAAAACTTTCGGAAACGCTGAGTCTGATTGCAGACGGCACGGAGGACCTGGAAGAAGCCCGCATCGAATTTGGAGAAGATGAGGAAAGCCGCAGCCGCAAATACCTGGTTAACTGGGTACAAAAACGGATCCTTCAGGACTTCCCCGATACGGAAGGACATACCAACTACCAACTGAGCGCTTACACCGAAAAAGTATTTCAATGGATGCAAAACCTCCAGGCCGGTCAGCACCATGTAGGTACGGAAAGCCGGTTTAAAATGCTGTTTAGTTCGCTGCGCGATATGGTGGAAAATACCGAAGATGATCGTGAAAAGAAATTACAGCAGCTTAAAGACCGCAAAGCCGAACTGGATAAAGAAATTAAAGCGCTGGAAATGGGCGTGGCGCCACAGCGCTACAACAATGCCCAGGTACAGGAACGGCTCGACTTATTTATCAAACTCTGTTATGAGCTGATCGGTGATTTTCGGGAGGTGGAAGACAATTTTAAACAGATCCACCGCAATATTGTAGAACAGCACACAAAGGCGGAACAAAACAAAGGCGCCATCCTGGGCTTTGCCTTTGAATCCTATGATGCCCTGCGGGGCAGCAACCAGGGGAAAAGTTTTTATGCGTTCTGGGATTTCCTCATCTCACGCAGCGGGCAGGAAAACTGGCGCCAGCTTACCGAGCAATTATTACAACTTTTACAAGACCGCGAACTGGAAGCCGACACTGATTTCCTGCGCAATATCAAATCCTTTTTGCTGGAACAGGGAAAAGCCGTGTACGAAGCCAATGATAAGATGGCGGAAAAGCTCAGTCGCATTATCAGTGAAAAAGAAATCGCCCGGCATCGCAGGCTGCGGCAACAGATCAGCAATATCAAAGAATTGATCTTTGACCTCATGGAGGACGAAACAGTTACCGCCGGCATCCCGGTAACGGACCCCGTTGAGATAAAAATTGCAATGGACCGCAAGCTGGTGCTGGAGCAAAAGACAATCGCGGGCACGCTGAAACAACCAATTGCAGGCATTGAAAAAATTGAGGATGTGGACCGCTTCAACCGGCTACTCAACACCAGCTTTATTGACAAAAAGATACTGTGGAGGAAAGTAGAAGAAGTATTGCAAAAAAAACAAACCGCTACGCTGAAGGAAATTATCGAGACCACCTCTCTGGACAATGGCCTGGCAGAGGTGATCAGCTATTACAGCTTCCTTCGCGAAAAAGCGAAACACGTGCAGGTGCTGGCTGATACCACAGAACTGATTCCTATTGACAAAGCAGCCACCAAATTCGTGGAAGTGCCTTACTTGTTATTCAGTAAATAA
- a CDS encoding DUF4194 domain-containing protein — MSEKIYAFTPVFVKLLKGPVEYLEKSNWEKLLQYKTELTAFLQQLGLALVLDEQDGYAYIKHNTAEEDTTSVSWVQRRSLTYDESVLLVLLRDMMAEFEVGEATHRELVKKRREIKEYAELFFRENASRVKMLKDIDRLIDRAEENGFLEQAENHDVADEQKFRIRKIIKARVDSEILEDFKNQLTAHAAKRIQHG; from the coding sequence ATGTCAGAAAAAATATATGCTTTCACCCCGGTGTTTGTGAAGCTTTTAAAAGGTCCTGTGGAGTATCTTGAAAAAAGCAACTGGGAAAAGCTGTTACAATATAAAACAGAATTAACCGCCTTTTTGCAGCAATTAGGGTTAGCACTGGTACTGGATGAGCAGGACGGTTATGCCTATATTAAACACAATACTGCGGAAGAAGATACCACCAGTGTAAGTTGGGTGCAGCGCCGGTCTTTAACCTACGATGAAAGTGTGCTCCTGGTATTGCTGCGCGATATGATGGCAGAATTTGAAGTGGGTGAAGCCACACACCGCGAGCTGGTAAAAAAGCGCCGGGAAATAAAAGAATATGCCGAACTGTTCTTTCGTGAAAATGCCAGCCGGGTAAAAATGCTGAAAGATATCGACCGGCTGATCGACCGTGCCGAAGAAAACGGGTTCCTGGAACAGGCCGAAAATCATGACGTGGCCGATGAACAAAAATTCCGCATCCGGAAAATCATCAAGGCAAGAGTGGACAGTGAAATTTTAGAGGATTTTAAAAACCAACTAACAGCACATGCAGCTAAGCGTATTCAGCACGGATAA
- a CDS encoding ATP-binding protein, whose protein sequence is MQLSVFSTDNEKSGFRLQYMEVFNWGTFDDKIHTIHPDGETSLLTGANGSGKTTFVDALLTLIVPEKRYRFYNQSSGSEKKGDRTEETYVLGGYGTINSETGVTRSLYLREKKEEAYSILLVNFTNEDLQEVTLFQVRYFNNGELKRQFGVARKSLHIESDFKPFDLGNAWKKRIDKQYNQGSRKQVDWFDSASKYAQRLVEVLGMQSLQALTLFNQTVGIKVLGNLDDFIRTHMLEPRDMETKFQELKKHLGTLLDAQRNIEKAEEQIRLLQPIQEHYAAFENLKTEQEQLRQSIHTATIWKSFTQAALLQNALEQDNAAIKETEKQVAFVKLEIDRLHESERVTRNQIDQNKAGQRLKQLEQELQNLHARKKTTESNLVLFTNWCATLHFEEKTAPDEEAYKRILKEISRAGMRLSREQRLNEDDEFDAKTQLQKSNEEKTKIETELNILLHSKSNIPAHLIRLRQDLCQALKLDADDLPFAGELVQVKAGEQMWQPALEKLLHSFSLRLLVPDKYYKKVTRYINQTSLGTRLVYYHVKESMAVLAEDQTVFYKLDFHPDHPLSNWLQQQIIQQFAHVCLEDEKTIERYQKAITLNGLIKNRDRHEKDDRPGGSDASRYVMGWNNEHKKEALITRRHALTTIINQSAEIIERAQKKADRLQKQFNALSRLQEHEGFETIDVEQLQRQIHQTESQVKQLSESNDQLKELTRQLEQLLQEKTAMDVKREKLTIEKTTLQNQVDAMLQRQAALEPLLELITPNDKDQLLQFQQQHHATLSAVTLHNIEGVYFNFKEQLEAAATAAQTRLFKEENKLNKAITQIRNPAPAILQRFPGWNGDVQHLPEDAAYAGEFLEWLKKLEIENLPKYRKDFENFINDTITYKIGGLNEEMEKWEREINNSVDKLNQSLGHINFNRLPDTYIQLGKRKVQDSNVHAFRNALLEALPQAANWQQSSFEEKAIHFREKVQPLIDNLDESETYRARVMDVRNWFEFWADEKYRNTNELKKTYRQMGQLSGGEKAQLTYTILCSAIAYQFGITREGKNSRSLRFIAVDESFSNQDEDKATYLMELCKQLHLQLLVVTPSDKIQIVQDYIAHVHLAQRVNNRHSIMYNMTIKELQQQMKKE, encoded by the coding sequence ATGCAGCTAAGCGTATTCAGCACGGATAATGAAAAAAGCGGATTCCGGTTACAATACATGGAAGTATTTAACTGGGGAACTTTCGACGATAAAATTCATACCATTCACCCTGACGGGGAAACCAGTTTATTAACCGGCGCTAACGGAAGTGGCAAAACCACTTTTGTGGATGCGCTGCTGACCCTCATCGTTCCCGAAAAAAGATACCGCTTTTACAACCAAAGCAGTGGCAGCGAAAAAAAAGGCGACCGCACAGAAGAGACCTATGTCCTGGGCGGATACGGTACCATCAATAGTGAAACCGGTGTAACCCGGAGCCTGTACCTGCGCGAAAAGAAAGAAGAAGCTTATAGCATCCTCCTCGTGAACTTCACGAACGAAGACCTGCAGGAAGTAACCCTTTTCCAGGTAAGGTATTTCAACAATGGTGAGTTAAAACGCCAATTTGGTGTGGCGCGTAAGAGCCTGCACATCGAATCCGATTTTAAACCCTTTGATCTGGGCAATGCCTGGAAAAAGCGCATTGACAAACAGTACAACCAGGGCAGTCGTAAACAAGTAGACTGGTTTGATTCAGCCAGCAAATATGCACAGCGCCTGGTAGAAGTACTGGGCATGCAAAGCTTACAGGCCTTAACACTATTTAACCAAACCGTGGGCATTAAAGTGCTCGGCAATCTGGATGATTTTATCCGCACCCATATGCTGGAGCCCCGGGATATGGAAACAAAATTCCAGGAACTGAAAAAACACCTGGGAACCCTGCTGGATGCGCAACGGAATATTGAAAAGGCAGAAGAACAGATCCGGTTGCTGCAACCGATCCAGGAACATTATGCCGCATTTGAAAATCTTAAAACCGAACAGGAACAACTCCGCCAATCCATTCATACAGCAACCATTTGGAAAAGTTTTACACAGGCCGCACTGCTGCAAAACGCGCTGGAGCAGGATAACGCAGCTATTAAAGAAACAGAAAAACAGGTGGCATTCGTAAAACTGGAAATTGACCGGTTACATGAATCCGAACGTGTAACCCGCAATCAGATCGATCAAAACAAAGCCGGCCAACGCCTTAAACAATTAGAGCAGGAGCTGCAAAACTTGCACGCGCGTAAAAAAACGACCGAAAGCAATTTGGTGCTTTTTACAAACTGGTGCGCCACTTTACATTTTGAAGAAAAAACAGCACCGGATGAAGAGGCTTACAAACGCATTTTAAAAGAAATAAGTCGCGCCGGAATGCGGCTAAGCCGGGAACAGCGGCTCAACGAAGATGATGAATTTGATGCAAAGACACAGCTACAAAAATCGAACGAAGAAAAAACAAAAATTGAAACAGAGCTAAATATATTATTGCACAGCAAAAGCAATATTCCCGCGCACCTCATTCGGTTACGTCAGGACCTCTGCCAGGCGCTAAAGCTGGACGCAGACGATTTGCCCTTTGCAGGCGAATTAGTGCAGGTTAAAGCCGGAGAACAAATGTGGCAGCCGGCATTGGAAAAGCTGCTGCATTCATTTTCCCTGCGCCTGTTGGTGCCGGATAAATACTACAAAAAAGTTACCCGCTATATTAACCAAACCTCTTTGGGTACGCGGCTTGTTTACTACCATGTAAAAGAGAGCATGGCTGTTTTGGCCGAAGACCAAACTGTTTTTTATAAATTAGATTTCCACCCGGATCATCCATTGTCAAACTGGTTGCAGCAGCAGATCATTCAGCAGTTTGCACACGTTTGCCTGGAAGATGAAAAAACAATTGAACGCTATCAAAAAGCAATTACCCTAAATGGGTTGATCAAAAACAGGGACCGCCATGAAAAAGATGACCGGCCCGGCGGCAGCGATGCGAGCCGCTACGTAATGGGCTGGAATAACGAGCACAAAAAAGAAGCGCTAATTACACGTAGACATGCGCTGACAACCATTATAAACCAATCTGCTGAAATCATTGAGCGCGCCCAAAAAAAAGCAGATCGTTTACAAAAACAATTCAACGCGTTAAGCCGCCTGCAGGAACATGAAGGCTTTGAAACCATTGATGTGGAGCAGCTTCAACGGCAAATACACCAAACCGAAAGCCAGGTTAAACAATTGAGTGAAAGTAACGACCAGCTAAAAGAACTTACACGGCAGTTGGAACAGTTGCTGCAGGAAAAAACTGCAATGGATGTTAAACGGGAAAAGCTAACCATTGAAAAAACCACGCTGCAAAATCAGGTAGATGCCATGTTGCAGCGCCAGGCGGCGCTTGAGCCTCTTTTAGAACTTATTACACCTAATGATAAAGACCAGTTACTTCAGTTTCAGCAACAGCATCATGCAACATTGAGCGCTGTAACCCTGCATAACATTGAAGGTGTTTATTTCAATTTTAAAGAACAACTGGAGGCAGCAGCGACTGCCGCCCAAACACGGCTTTTCAAAGAAGAAAATAAGCTAAACAAAGCCATCACCCAGATCAGGAACCCCGCCCCCGCTATATTACAACGGTTTCCGGGCTGGAATGGGGATGTGCAGCATTTACCGGAAGACGCGGCGTATGCCGGTGAGTTTTTGGAATGGTTAAAAAAATTAGAAATAGAAAATCTTCCCAAATACCGGAAAGATTTTGAAAACTTCATCAATGATACCATTACCTACAAAATTGGCGGATTAAATGAAGAAATGGAAAAATGGGAACGGGAGATCAATAACAGCGTTGATAAGCTGAACCAGTCGCTGGGCCACATCAATTTCAACCGGCTGCCCGACACTTATATTCAGTTGGGCAAACGAAAAGTACAGGACAGCAATGTACATGCTTTTCGCAATGCGTTGTTAGAAGCTTTACCCCAGGCGGCCAACTGGCAGCAAAGCAGCTTTGAAGAAAAGGCCATTCATTTTCGCGAAAAAGTGCAGCCCCTGATCGACAACCTGGACGAAAGCGAAACCTATCGCGCCCGCGTAATGGATGTGCGTAATTGGTTCGAGTTCTGGGCCGATGAAAAATACCGCAATACCAATGAGCTCAAAAAGACCTACCGGCAGATGGGACAGCTTTCCGGGGGAGAAAAGGCGCAACTTACCTACACTATCTTGTGCAGCGCTATTGCTTACCAGTTTGGCATCACCCGGGAGGGGAAGAACAGCCGCAGCCTGCGTTTCATTGCTGTGGATGAAAGCTTCAGCAACCAGGACGAGGATAAAGCTACTTACCTGATGGAGCTTTGCAAACAGTTACATTTGCAGTTGCTGGTAGTAACACCTAGCGATAAAATACAAATTGTACAGGATTACATCGCCCATGTGCACCTGGCACAGCGGGTAAACAACCGGCATAGTATCATGTACAATATGACCATTAAAGAATTGCAGCAACAAATGAAAAAAGAATGA
- a CDS encoding Wadjet anti-phage system protein JetD domain-containing protein, whose protein sequence is MIPAFAKQLNGHYRSYLKNLVAVAPFSPIVLRGEKMKPQTTVELHQAISAFQQFEKKPGVPGWEIEWESWFSRKLGAQQWPSRILINSEEDYLFLLKKETEVAAFKTQLQRLLHWQPAIQQLLLSHPEMVLQFSLVWEQLMATTDYLLNHEVRGLYLRSIAVPAHTKFIGENKSTIIRLLNCIAPDRFPAGDAIEATLQLKTKPALYLMRWLDPDLASQYTPNMEFFAIPIDVLSKNNWNVAEIWLVENETNLYLLPRRKEALAVFSRGYAMEGLKEIPLFRQTRLFYWGDLDEDGFIMLNRMRWHYPKLKSVFMGESTLINHAAEFDRQPANYKTAANSLDLLTPTEKAAFNILKHHNGRLEQERIRQDYIWKKLSRSELG, encoded by the coding sequence ATGATACCCGCATTTGCAAAACAGTTGAACGGCCACTACCGTTCTTATTTAAAGAACCTCGTTGCGGTAGCTCCATTTTCCCCGATTGTATTAAGAGGGGAAAAAATGAAACCCCAAACAACTGTTGAGCTGCACCAGGCGATCAGCGCCTTTCAGCAATTTGAGAAAAAGCCAGGCGTCCCGGGCTGGGAAATAGAATGGGAATCCTGGTTCAGCAGGAAACTGGGCGCCCAGCAATGGCCATCCCGCATATTGATCAATAGCGAAGAAGATTATCTGTTCCTTCTGAAGAAAGAAACCGAAGTTGCTGCTTTTAAAACCCAATTACAACGGCTGCTGCATTGGCAACCCGCCATTCAACAGCTATTGCTCTCGCATCCCGAAATGGTGTTACAGTTTTCTCTGGTATGGGAACAATTGATGGCAACAACAGATTATTTGTTAAACCATGAGGTGCGCGGACTGTACCTCCGCAGCATTGCAGTTCCGGCCCACACGAAATTTATCGGAGAAAATAAGAGCACGATCATCCGGCTGCTCAACTGTATCGCTCCCGATCGTTTTCCGGCCGGTGATGCTATCGAAGCAACGCTGCAATTAAAAACAAAGCCTGCTCTGTACCTGATGCGCTGGCTCGACCCTGATCTGGCAAGCCAATACACACCCAATATGGAATTTTTCGCCATTCCCATTGATGTTCTTTCAAAAAACAATTGGAATGTAGCGGAAATATGGCTGGTGGAGAATGAAACCAATCTTTACCTGCTGCCCCGTCGCAAAGAGGCGCTTGCCGTTTTCAGCCGGGGATACGCGATGGAAGGGTTAAAAGAAATTCCGCTTTTTCGCCAAACGAGATTATTTTATTGGGGCGATCTGGATGAGGATGGCTTTATAATGCTGAATCGTATGCGCTGGCACTATCCCAAACTGAAAAGTGTATTCATGGGCGAGAGCACCCTGATCAATCATGCCGCTGAATTTGACCGGCAGCCGGCAAATTACAAGACCGCTGCTAATAGCCTGGACCTTTTAACACCTACAGAAAAAGCGGCCTTTAATATTCTTAAGCACCACAATGGCCGCCTGGAACAGGAAAGAATCCGGCAGGATTATATTTGGAAGAAATTGAGCAGATCTGAACTTGGATGA
- the rplL gene encoding 50S ribosomal protein L7/L12, whose product MADIKALAENLVGLTVKEVQELADFLKSEYGIEPAAAAVVVAGGGDGGAAAAEEKTAFDVILKSAGASKLNVVKIVKDLTGLGLKEAKELVDGAPKPVKEGVSKAEAEDIAAKLKEAGAEVEVA is encoded by the coding sequence ATGGCAGATATTAAAGCATTAGCAGAAAACCTGGTAGGTTTAACTGTAAAAGAAGTACAGGAATTAGCAGATTTCTTAAAATCTGAATATGGTATTGAGCCTGCTGCAGCAGCAGTAGTAGTAGCTGGTGGTGGCGACGGTGGTGCAGCCGCAGCTGAAGAAAAAACTGCATTTGATGTAATCCTGAAAAGTGCAGGTGCTTCTAAACTGAACGTTGTTAAGATCGTTAAAGACTTAACTGGCTTAGGTCTGAAAGAAGCTAAAGAATTAGTTGACGGTGCTCCGAAACCAGTTAAAGAAGGTGTATCTAAAGCTGAAGCTGAAGACATCGCTGCTAAACTGAAAGAAGCAGGCGCTGAAGTTGAGGTAGCTTAA
- the rplJ gene encoding 50S ribosomal protein L10: MTKEQKTEVIELLKSKFSQYENFYITDTESLSVDQVGKLRRACFNKNVEMKVAKNTLIKKALESLDAEKYSGVYDSLHKVTALMFSENPKEPAVILSSFRSEAKAEKPELKLAFINGDVYVGDNQLASLVKIKTKNELIGDVIGLLLSPIQRVIGALQNRPEAADAVAEAAPAAPEAAAPAADAPAADATPAAE; encoded by the coding sequence ATGACTAAAGAACAAAAAACAGAAGTGATCGAATTGCTGAAGAGCAAATTCTCTCAATATGAAAATTTTTACATTACCGATACTGAATCTTTAAGTGTAGATCAGGTAGGTAAGCTGCGTCGCGCTTGTTTCAACAAGAATGTTGAAATGAAAGTTGCGAAAAATACATTGATCAAAAAAGCGCTGGAATCTTTGGACGCTGAAAAATATTCAGGCGTTTATGATTCCCTGCACAAGGTAACCGCTTTGATGTTCTCTGAGAACCCCAAAGAACCCGCTGTGATCCTGAGCTCTTTCAGAAGCGAAGCAAAAGCAGAAAAGCCCGAATTAAAGCTGGCGTTCATTAACGGTGATGTATACGTTGGCGATAATCAATTGGCAAGTCTGGTTAAGATCAAGACCAAGAACGAATTGATTGGCGATGTTATCGGACTGTTGTTGTCACCCATTCAGCGCGTTATCGGTGCGTTGCAAAACCGGCCCGAAGCCGCAGACGCCGTTGCTGAAGCAGCGCCTGCAGCTCCCGAAGCAGCAGCACCTGCAGCAGATGCTCCTGCCGCTGATGCAACACCCGCAGCAGAGTAA
- the rplA gene encoding 50S ribosomal protein L1 — protein MAFISKKRKVANAKLDANKTYSLKEASALVKDINVAKFDASVDLHVRLGVDPKKADQAIRGTVTLPHGTGKVKKVLVLCTPDKEADAIGAGADFVGLDEFVQKIEGGWTDVDVVIATPAVMPKIGKLGKILGPRNLMPNPKTGTVTNDVAAAVNEVKGGKIAFKVDKAGIVHASIGRVSFSADKIAENGQELLNALIKAKPTTAKGTYLKGISLASTMSPGIPLDTKSFVQ, from the coding sequence ATGGCATTCATTAGTAAAAAAAGAAAAGTTGCAAATGCAAAGCTGGACGCGAACAAGACCTATTCGCTGAAAGAAGCTTCTGCATTGGTAAAAGATATAAATGTTGCAAAGTTCGACGCTTCTGTTGATCTGCACGTTCGTTTGGGCGTTGACCCTAAAAAAGCTGATCAGGCGATCCGTGGCACCGTAACGTTGCCGCACGGAACCGGTAAAGTAAAAAAAGTACTGGTACTTTGTACACCCGATAAAGAAGCGGATGCAATTGGTGCAGGCGCTGATTTTGTTGGCTTGGATGAGTTTGTTCAAAAAATTGAAGGTGGCTGGACAGATGTGGATGTAGTTATTGCTACACCCGCTGTGATGCCTAAAATTGGTAAACTGGGTAAAATCTTAGGTCCCCGTAACCTGATGCCGAACCCTAAAACAGGTACTGTTACCAATGACGTGGCTGCTGCAGTTAACGAAGTAAAAGGTGGTAAAATTGCCTTTAAGGTTGATAAAGCGGGTATCGTGCACGCTTCTATTGGTCGCGTAAGCTTCAGCGCTGATAAGATCGCTGAAAACGGCCAGGAGCTGCTGAACGCGCTGATCAAGGCGAAACCGACCACGGCGAAAGGAACTTATTTAAAAGGAATCAGCCTGGCCAGCACTATGAGCCCTGGTATTCCTTTGGACACAAAATCTTTTGTGCAATAA
- the rplK gene encoding 50S ribosomal protein L11 gives MAKEISGFVKLQVKGGQANPAPPVGPALGSKGVNIMEFCKQFNARTQDKMGKVLPVLITVYSDKSFEFVIKTPPASIQLMEAAKIQKGSKESNRAKVGKVSWEQVEAIAKDKMPDLNCFTVESAMKMVAGTARSMGLNVEGKAPWEN, from the coding sequence ATGGCAAAAGAAATCTCTGGCTTTGTAAAGCTACAGGTAAAGGGTGGCCAGGCCAACCCCGCACCTCCGGTTGGGCCGGCGTTAGGTTCCAAAGGTGTAAACATCATGGAATTCTGCAAACAGTTTAACGCCCGTACCCAGGACAAAATGGGAAAAGTACTTCCCGTGTTAATCACAGTTTATAGCGACAAAAGTTTTGAATTTGTAATCAAAACTCCTCCCGCATCCATTCAACTGATGGAAGCCGCTAAAATTCAAAAAGGTTCTAAAGAAAGCAATCGTGCTAAAGTGGGCAAGGTAAGCTGGGAACAGGTTGAGGCTATTGCAAAAGACAAAATGCCTGACCTGAACTGCTTTACCGTTGAGTCTGCTATGAAAATGGTAGCTGGTACTGCACGCAGCATGGGACTGAATGTTGAAGGTAAAGCCCCATGGGAAAATTAA
- a CDS encoding ABC transporter ATP-binding protein, with protein sequence MKLKKFRRLFKYIGYYKGKIILYISITIIASLLSVVSLGMLAPLMSLIFKVEGIGGQSILNKIPGGRYIGAILAEQVNEGHQMHAVFLCCALVIFSIFLKNLLLYVSSLISVPVRSSIIIHLKNDLYAKVLSLPVGYFSDQKKGDIMSRMTNDAGLVESSVVNTLEGLIKDPVMVICYLVAMIAISPGLSAFLLILLPATAFIIGRISRTLKKQSNAASLRVGDTLSILDETLTGIRIIKAFTAEKILNNRFVNLNNTLLGINKKMAARRDLASPLTELLGVIVLCVIIYFGANLILNGNTLGPGDLISFIAIFAMMINPAKSLAASFFKVQEGAAAIERIEALLSVPEKIEDRGTQKLAIFNEGIEFRNVSFAYNETPILKNINLFIPKGKTIALVGSSGAGKSTLADLVPRFHEVTSGEILFDGVNIRDYSIESIRKQIGIVSQEPILFNDTIGNNITLADPDAPLYEIENAAKIANAWRFIENKPQQLDTNIGDRGAKLSGGEKQRLTIARAVLKNPPILILDEATSSLDTESERLVQDAINNMMQNRTSLVIAHRLSTVRHADEIIVLNKGEIAERGTHDQLLQIESGIYRKLVHLQDGNIK encoded by the coding sequence ATGAAACTAAAAAAATTCAGACGGCTCTTTAAGTATATCGGCTATTATAAAGGAAAGATCATCCTGTATATTTCCATTACGATCATCGCTTCTTTACTTTCGGTGGTTTCTTTGGGGATGCTGGCGCCGCTAATGTCGCTTATTTTTAAAGTAGAGGGTATTGGCGGTCAAAGTATATTAAACAAAATTCCGGGAGGGCGCTATATCGGTGCAATATTAGCAGAACAAGTCAATGAAGGGCATCAAATGCACGCCGTATTCCTTTGTTGTGCGCTGGTGATCTTTTCTATTTTTCTAAAGAACCTGTTGTTGTATGTTTCCTCGCTTATTTCAGTGCCGGTGAGGAGTTCCATCATTATTCATTTAAAAAATGATCTGTACGCCAAAGTGCTCAGTTTGCCGGTGGGCTATTTTTCCGATCAGAAAAAAGGGGATATCATGAGCCGGATGACCAATGATGCGGGTCTTGTCGAAAGTTCTGTGGTCAATACCCTTGAAGGGTTGATAAAAGATCCCGTGATGGTGATCTGCTACCTGGTGGCAATGATCGCCATCAGCCCCGGCCTTTCAGCGTTTTTGCTGATCCTGTTGCCAGCGACAGCCTTTATTATCGGGCGCATCAGCAGAACCCTTAAAAAGCAAAGCAATGCTGCATCACTCCGGGTGGGCGATACATTATCTATATTAGATGAAACCTTAACCGGTATTCGCATTATTAAGGCATTTACTGCTGAAAAAATTTTAAACAACCGGTTTGTCAATCTGAACAATACCCTGCTGGGCATCAACAAAAAGATGGCAGCCCGCAGGGACCTGGCTTCGCCCTTAACAGAATTGCTGGGGGTGATCGTATTATGTGTGATCATTTATTTTGGGGCGAATCTTATTCTCAACGGAAATACCTTAGGTCCTGGCGATCTTATTTCGTTTATCGCCATATTCGCCATGATGATCAACCCGGCTAAATCGTTAGCGGCCTCTTTCTTCAAAGTGCAGGAGGGCGCTGCTGCTATTGAACGGATCGAGGCGCTGCTGTCTGTTCCGGAAAAAATTGAAGACCGCGGTACTCAAAAACTGGCAATCTTCAATGAAGGTATTGAATTCAGGAATGTATCATTTGCCTATAATGAGACGCCCATCCTTAAAAACATCAACCTGTTTATCCCCAAGGGGAAAACCATAGCGCTGGTGGGCAGCAGCGGGGCGGGAAAAAGCACTCTGGCCGACCTGGTGCCGCGTTTTCATGAGGTAACTTCCGGGGAGATCCTCTTTGATGGTGTTAATATTAGAGACTACAGTATAGAATCGATAAGAAAACAGATAGGTATCGTAAGCCAGGAGCCGATCCTGTTTAACGATACCATTGGCAATAATATTACGCTGGCTGATCCGGATGCCCCGTTGTATGAAATTGAAAATGCCGCCAAAATAGCCAATGCCTGGCGTTTTATTGAAAATAAACCGCAACAACTGGATACCAATATTGGCGACCGCGGCGCTAAATTGAGCGGCGGCGAAAAACAGCGGCTAACTATTGCCCGGGCGGTTTTAAAAAACCCGCCGATCCTTATTCTGGATGAAGCAACCTCTTCCCTGGATACCGAAAGCGAGCGATTAGTGCAGGATGCTATCAATAATATGATGCAAAACCGGACCTCCCTGGTGATTGCCCACCGACTGAGCACGGTAAGGCATGCTGATGAAATAATCGTTTTGAATAAAGGCGAAATTGCCGAAAGAGGCACGCATGACCAATTGCTACAGATCGAATCGGGGATTTATAGAAAATTGGTGCATTTGCAGGACGGGAATATAAAATAA